A portion of the Pagrus major chromosome 8, Pma_NU_1.0 genome contains these proteins:
- the adpgk gene encoding ADP-dependent glucokinase isoform X1, with product MWRKASVAALLALAVGYLYYGSPELPEQILQYVSLPNVQSSSQNSPNSQNSVEQVISAAWETLITLPTRQWSKVAVGVNACVDVVVTGVGLLQALAVDPGAGLDHEVLHSKEDLKEAFIHYMGRGAAAERFFSDEEVFQRIARAAAEYPGAKLYVGGNAALIGQKLATYPDLMVLLCGPVGPKLHEMLDEQIVVPPESLQETDEYHLILEYKAGEQWGSIQAPQANRFIFSHDVSNGAMSSLETFVASLDEFEPDLVVLSGLHMMEGQGRQLWEERLKEAVSAISDIRKDVPIHLELASMTDKDYMNSIMQEQVMPIVSSIGLNEQELLFLSQAGEGPHSDMATWKGIPDMGRVSDILLWILEQHGRSDPSSEADLTRIHFHTLAYHILATVDGYWGNQAAAVMAGARVASSQSCGLQSVDVSKVELKAPLNFHSSHSEPREKLSLNPADPVTVWQRGNVTFHMTPVLVCKQPLRTVGLGDAISAEGLIYSELKTQQPF from the exons ATGTGGAGGAAGGCTTCAGTAGCAGCCCTGCTGGCATTAGCTGTTGGCTATCTGTATTATGGCAGCCCGGAGCTGCCAGAGCAGATTCTGCAGTACGTCAGCCTGCCAAACGTTCAGTCATCATCTCAGAACAGCCCGAACAGCCAGAACAGCGTGGAGCAGGTGATCTCCGCTGCCTGGGAGACTCTGATCACTCTGCCGACCCGGCAGTGGAGCAAAGTGGCGGTCGG GGTGAACGCCTGCGTCGACGTGGTCGTCACAGGAGTGGGGCTGCTGCAGGCTCTGGCTGTAGACCCCGGCGCCGGCCTGGATCACGAAGTGTTGCACTCCAAAGAGGACTTGAAGGAAGCCTTCATCCACTACATGGGGCGCGGAGCCGCTGCCGAGCGCTTCTTCAGCGACGAGGAGGTCTTTCAGAGGATTGCACGTGCTGCAGCAGAGTACCCCGGTGCGAAG CTTTATGTGGGAGGGAACGCTGCCCTTATTGGCCAGAAGCTCGCCACCTACCCTGACCTGATG GTCTTGTTATGTGGGCCAGTTGGTCCTAAACTTCATGAGATGCTAGATGAGCAGATAGTTGTTCCCCCGGAGTCTCTCCAGGAGACGGATGAATACCACCTCATCCTGGAGTACAAAGCAG GTGAACAGTGGGGTTCAATTCAGGCGCCTCAAGCCAACCGCTTCATCTTCTCTCACGATGTGTCTAATGGGGCGATGAGCTCGCTGGAGACGTTCGTGGCGAGTCTGGACGAGTTTGAGCCGGACCTGGTGGTCCTGTCGGGGCTCCACATGATGGAGGGTCAGGGCAGGCAGCTGTGGGAGGAGCGACTGAAGGAG GCCGTGTCTGCCATATCTGACATCCGTAAAGATGTTCCCATCCACCTGGAGCTGGCAAGCATGACCGACAAAGACTACATGAACAGCATCATGCAGGAG CAGGTTATGCCCATTGTCAGCTCCATTGGGCTGAACGAGCAGGAGctactcttcctctctcaggCTGGCGAGGGGCCTCACTCAGACATGGCTACCTGGAAAGGTATTCCAGACATGGGCCGGGTCAGCGACATCCTCCTCTGGATCCTGGAGCAGCACGGCCGCAGCGACCCGTCATCAGAGGCGGACCTGACTCGCATTCACTTCCACACGCTAGCCTACCACATCCTGGCCACGGTGGATGGATACTGGGGGAACCAGGCGGCGGCGGTGATGGCTGGAGCGCGAGTGGCCAGTAGTCAGTCCTGTGGCCTCCAGTCTGTTGACGTTAGCAAAGTGGAGCTCAAAGCCCCGCTGAATTTTCACAGCTCACACTCTGAGCCGAGAGAGAAGCTGTCCCTGAACCCAGCAGACCCGGTCACTGTGTGGCAGCGAGGAAACGTCACCTTCCACATGACGCCGGTGCTGGTCTGCAAACAGCCACTTCGGACAGTAGGGCTCGGGGACGCCATTTCAGCAGAGGGACTGATTTACTCCGAGTTAAAGACCCAGCAGCCCTTCTGA
- the adpgk gene encoding ADP-dependent glucokinase isoform X2, with amino-acid sequence MWRKASVAALLALAVGYLYYGSPELPEQILQYVSLPNVQSSSQNSPNSQNSVEQVISAAWETLITLPTRQWSKVAVGVNACVDVVVTGVGLLQALAVDPGAGLDHEVLHSKEDLKEAFIHYMGRGAAAERFFSDEEVFQRIARAAAEYPGAKLYVGGNAALIGQKLATYPDLMVLLCGPVGPKLHEMLDEQIVVPPESLQETDEYHLILEYKAGEQWGSIQAPQANRFIFSHDVSNGAMSSLETFVASLDEFEPDLVVLSGLHMMEGQGRQLWEERLKEAVSAISDIRKDVPIHLELASMTDKDYMNSIMQEVMPIVSSIGLNEQELLFLSQAGEGPHSDMATWKGIPDMGRVSDILLWILEQHGRSDPSSEADLTRIHFHTLAYHILATVDGYWGNQAAAVMAGARVASSQSCGLQSVDVSKVELKAPLNFHSSHSEPREKLSLNPADPVTVWQRGNVTFHMTPVLVCKQPLRTVGLGDAISAEGLIYSELKTQQPF; translated from the exons ATGTGGAGGAAGGCTTCAGTAGCAGCCCTGCTGGCATTAGCTGTTGGCTATCTGTATTATGGCAGCCCGGAGCTGCCAGAGCAGATTCTGCAGTACGTCAGCCTGCCAAACGTTCAGTCATCATCTCAGAACAGCCCGAACAGCCAGAACAGCGTGGAGCAGGTGATCTCCGCTGCCTGGGAGACTCTGATCACTCTGCCGACCCGGCAGTGGAGCAAAGTGGCGGTCGG GGTGAACGCCTGCGTCGACGTGGTCGTCACAGGAGTGGGGCTGCTGCAGGCTCTGGCTGTAGACCCCGGCGCCGGCCTGGATCACGAAGTGTTGCACTCCAAAGAGGACTTGAAGGAAGCCTTCATCCACTACATGGGGCGCGGAGCCGCTGCCGAGCGCTTCTTCAGCGACGAGGAGGTCTTTCAGAGGATTGCACGTGCTGCAGCAGAGTACCCCGGTGCGAAG CTTTATGTGGGAGGGAACGCTGCCCTTATTGGCCAGAAGCTCGCCACCTACCCTGACCTGATG GTCTTGTTATGTGGGCCAGTTGGTCCTAAACTTCATGAGATGCTAGATGAGCAGATAGTTGTTCCCCCGGAGTCTCTCCAGGAGACGGATGAATACCACCTCATCCTGGAGTACAAAGCAG GTGAACAGTGGGGTTCAATTCAGGCGCCTCAAGCCAACCGCTTCATCTTCTCTCACGATGTGTCTAATGGGGCGATGAGCTCGCTGGAGACGTTCGTGGCGAGTCTGGACGAGTTTGAGCCGGACCTGGTGGTCCTGTCGGGGCTCCACATGATGGAGGGTCAGGGCAGGCAGCTGTGGGAGGAGCGACTGAAGGAG GCCGTGTCTGCCATATCTGACATCCGTAAAGATGTTCCCATCCACCTGGAGCTGGCAAGCATGACCGACAAAGACTACATGAACAGCATCATGCAGGAG GTTATGCCCATTGTCAGCTCCATTGGGCTGAACGAGCAGGAGctactcttcctctctcaggCTGGCGAGGGGCCTCACTCAGACATGGCTACCTGGAAAGGTATTCCAGACATGGGCCGGGTCAGCGACATCCTCCTCTGGATCCTGGAGCAGCACGGCCGCAGCGACCCGTCATCAGAGGCGGACCTGACTCGCATTCACTTCCACACGCTAGCCTACCACATCCTGGCCACGGTGGATGGATACTGGGGGAACCAGGCGGCGGCGGTGATGGCTGGAGCGCGAGTGGCCAGTAGTCAGTCCTGTGGCCTCCAGTCTGTTGACGTTAGCAAAGTGGAGCTCAAAGCCCCGCTGAATTTTCACAGCTCACACTCTGAGCCGAGAGAGAAGCTGTCCCTGAACCCAGCAGACCCGGTCACTGTGTGGCAGCGAGGAAACGTCACCTTCCACATGACGCCGGTGCTGGTCTGCAAACAGCCACTTCGGACAGTAGGGCTCGGGGACGCCATTTCAGCAGAGGGACTGATTTACTCCGAGTTAAAGACCCAGCAGCCCTTCTGA